The genomic region ATATAACTTAGTTTGagtaacccgtgtaacacacgggtccTTAAACTAGTCAAGTAAATATAAAATTGaattatgttttttatttgaATAAAACAACAGCTTACTAGCTTAACTAATACTTGAGTTGTTAAACCTCTTTTTTGGTGCGAGTGACCTAAAACGAAACTGGGTTACTGTAAGTATTAAGTGACACTAACACAAACAAAAAACCATTAATTTGAGCAATAAGTAAAACAGTCTGCATATTCATATTCACAAGAACTTAATCTGTAACGTCTTGATAATTGTAATACAACTTACTACCGGCCAAACATATCAAGAAAAAGGGTTATaggattttatcacccctaactattggctattggccacTGCCACCCCTAattatcactttgacgcccgccacccctaacttaacacttagtgtgttctgtcactaCGCCGTTAACTAATCACTAACTTTTTATCCTGTTACTATACAtttggggtgtcctaagatccctatgacacccccaaaagtatagcaAAATGATctaaagttagtgatcagttaacaatgtggtgacagaacacactaagtgttaagttgggagtgacaaacgtcaaagtgatagttagGGGTGGCAGCAGCCAACATCCAATAGTTTGAGGttataaaatccaataaccccaAGAAAAAACATATTAGGGCTGAAGAAAACAGACTAGGGATTTTATCCAGTTAGACATATATATTTAATCAACAATTGATGAAAAATCAATCTGTGTTTGGATGAGCAACAATATATAAGCAAATTCTTACAAGTCGCCCAACCTAAaaccagtggcggatccagaaaATTTTTCAGTGGGTTCGTTTTGATATATTCTCTCTAactttttccaaatcatacaaggttttcactatttttttccattttttccaAACCGAGTGGGTTCATATGAACCCACAAAATAGGGTTGGATCCGCCACTACCTAAAACCCATGAAAATCTAACCGACTGATTAAATGATAATAATTGAATTCAATGAGTGTATAAGTTTCCAGAATTCCCGCCTTAATCGGATGCAAACCCTTATCCCATAATCGAATTTAGTAATGGCTATTCTTGTAAACAACAATGAATCCACGAAATCAAGGGGTTTGATGGCCGTAATCACTGGTGGGTTTTTTCCAAGATTCTTTAGTGATGGCAATTCTTGCAAACAACGAATCCATGAAATTACGGGGTTTGGAATTcacgatgatgatgatttaggGTTAAAAACTTGAATCCACGAAGGGGATTCAAAAGCAACACAGACACAGCTGATATCTCGTTACCACTTCGCGTGATGCGTTTTAGGGTTAGAaagttagagcattcacatcctatcCACGAAATTCTGTGAGGGTGGTGAGTGGAtaagagagaaaatgttactgttcatctttaaatatgaaaaaaaaacacTGCTCACCCCtttaaatttttaatatttttagaaagTTGTTGTGAGTAGAGTAGagaggaaaaaaaataataaaatattatgtgattaaaaaggagagagaaaggtagtaatttttagtgtaattatagagATGAAGATGATGGATAAAATATGGATGCGCTTATAAAACCCATCCTGATTTGTGTTAAAATTCGATGGATATATTAAAACTCATCCTTACTTATTTCATGTCCATTGTGACTTGTTCTTATTTTAAAAAGGCCCAAAATAACCCAAAATGTCCTACATGGGTTTTTGTTGCCAAACGTATTAAAAACGAAGTATATTAAAAAATGAAGACATTTAAGAATTACGTTTAGGTTTAAGTTTATAATAAATTATTTCTAAAACATTGTAAGGTACAAATAAAAGGTTTTAAAATGTGAAAAAAAGGTTAATAAAGATAAATCCCACATGTTAGGCTTAAAAAAACATCCAAATGTCCAGTTAATCAACTTAATCTTAGTTTCTATCAAAGTACTGGGTTAGAAAGATGGTGCaacattttcaaaaaaaaaaaaaaaaaaatctgattttttacacttttttttaaCAGTGATGACTGTTATAAGTGGAAACTTGCGAAGAGCTAGAGGTACAGATTTAACTTACATAGGGAAATTTGTAAAGTTGCACCATGCAGACCAATCCAAACACTGATATTGGCTCTGTGTTCGGGATAGATAAGACCATGTgtaatggggcgttttttttttttaaatttaaaaaaaaacgccTCTCCTCCCATTACATAGGGCGTTATTtggaaatttttttgaaaaaaaagttaaGCAGCGTTATAAATAAAACGCTCAACAAACAAGTGGTCCAATTTGACTGACCAATGGGAAGGGGCATTAGTTGTCCAAGTGGGATGACATGTACTGACCAAACAGCTTTTTAAataagtttcttttttttttaatcctttttaatgattggaaggggcattatttgggcattattcccactacgccacttttgcaataacgccccatgctaactgggatgacacgtgtcggataatgccccatggtgggggcattatttttcttaaccactacgggtggtctaaccCCAATGGAGTGAAAAAGCTTCATCAACCGAACTAACTGACGTATTCGGAATCTTGCACCATGTGAGAGTCTACATCCAATGGGCACGAGATGAGTAGACGGTTGGCCAGATTCCACCGGATTGTCACAAATGACGCAGGCTAACTCACGCTTCGACAATGCTTCTTTAGTTGGAAGCCGCTCTCCACCCAAAACAATCAACATTTAAAGGCACCCATCTATTCCAAACATGAGAGTACCCGGCATGGAAGAATCTTCTTTTGTCGATCAATTGTAACCGAGCATTCCCTTGAATCCTCAATCACCCATAACCATGAATCCTTGCCCTTTGTGTGCACTACATTTTCCAAAATGGAGCAGCAACGATGATGTCCTTACAGTTGCTCTTCAAATGTGGATGGATGCCGAGACCAATTACATTCAAACAGAGTCAATCCCGCCAATATGTTAATTCTTTGCACATACCCTAATTTGGGGGTCTAAAATCTTTTGGTTGCGCACTGAGATGCAAATCTTCTGACTAAGGCGACTGGTGGCGTGTTAGTGAGTAGCGAGTATTTGACCTTGTAAATCAAAGACAAAGCAGTTACAAATGATGGAACTCTTATACATGTGGCTATTTACATCATAATGAGTATGCATATATAGATAATAAGACCTCATCCGAACAAGATCTTAAGACGTATCAATATAATCTACGAGACAAACTTCTCCATTATAAGTATTTTATCTTTCCTTATGAATACATGGTGCCTAATGAGCGTGGTGACCGAAGCAGCTCTAGTGAAAACGTATAGAGGGGTGATGCATATTACAGTGGTGAGGTGGAGCTTTTATACAACACTACGCCCTATAAATCTACTCCTCTACACCTTTCTGTCCACCACAGGACTTCACTCGCGAGTTGAGGACTTACAGCTCACACCTATAAACATGCCTGCTGAAGTGACCGACAGTTACTAGCCTTTCATTGGCTCCCTAAAAACCAACGACCTTTATACTTGCAACACTCTAGCATCGAATGCGAGTCATGATATTACAAAAACTTAGTTTTTAAATTCGAGGAAACATGCGCATATGATGGACACAACGATTACTGCCTAAGTTTCCAGAAAGCCATAGAAGGAAGCTTTACGTGCGTACATTTGCTGTTATTCCAGTAACAAACGATCATGGGATGGTAGAATGGgtcccacacacacacacatctcacacatattatatatatatatataaaagctcTGGGTACTTTGATAGACAGAAGACTCACCGTCAAATTAAGCGTATTTACAATCAATGCCGATGTAAAATGGCTGAAAATGAGATGTTAAAGAACAAAACACTTCACATGTTCCTTCCTGCTTTCCACAAGTAGTTTTCAAAATCAGAATTGGCAGCTTGGTTTAGGGCTCGTGTTGTACGCTAGTTCTGTTAGGTCAATGATCGGGCATATAGTCGGTCGCCATGGAGAAAATATTCTTTTTGATTCAACCACCAGTGACTGTGTTCATCTTGATTGCAGTTGCTTATTTGACAGAGGCTAACAACTCTAAAAATCTGTAACCGCTTGCTGATAACATGTTGTATAAACCGTCACTCCGATCTGACATAAATTAGTATTCAAAAGTACATAGTAATTTGGAAAGGGCGTTTGGTTGAATTAGGTTTCATTGAGCCAATTCATAAAAACTTTTCCATGGGCAACAAAACATCCTACGTTCTTTCTATCAATCTTCAACGGGCTCTTCATTTGCAACATCATCTCTTTAACCAAACCTTTAACAGGCGATTCGCCTCTGACAACACTGTGTTTCCCCATGCCACACACGACTACAACCTTATCGGGAATCATGTGCTTCTTTGTTGCAGACGTCATGCGAAGATCGTCAAACCATTGCAATAGAATCAAGTATGCAGAACCCAAATGCATCCCATGCAAATCAAGCTTAAGTTCCGACGAAGTCAACTCCATTGACTCAACTAAAACCGATGGCTCAACCAACTCCTGAATCAAAGTAGCTTCATGATGGTTCATGTTTTCAAGCAATGCTCCTAATGACGTGGGCTTGATCCCTTTTGGCTGTTCTAAGATTGACATAATGGTTTGACAATGATTCAAAACCGAATTATAGGTTCTAATCGAGAATGGGATTCTGGAGTTTTTCATTCTTTTAAGCCATAAGACCATTTCCGCGAGTTCGTTGTGAGATCCTAATGAAGAAAGCACCATATTTGAGGAAACCACATCTAATTCAAAACCCTCATCCTCCATCAAACCAATAACCCTCTTCATATCTTCAAACAATCCTAACCGTCCATACGCATAACTCAATGATCGATACTCAAACACAGACGGTCTAAGCCCTTTGTTCTTCATCTCTACCATCAAAGTCTCTGCTTCACGGGGCAAATTAATCACCGACAAACTACCGATTAACGATTCATATGCTCGTTTCTTAAGGTAAACTGATGATGAATGTGAATGTAGCTGCTTGATACATTCATATGAATAAAAAATCCCTTGCTTTGATTGGTGCTTCGAGTGTGCATCCATTAGGTTACAATAGAAGTTACAAAGGTCTCGTTCTCGACTCGCTAGTTTTGTTTCCACTTCTAAAACTAGGGTCTGTGCTTCATCAAATCTTTGATGCTTGTATAGTGAAGCAATGACATCAGCTATCAGTTTAGCATTCCAATTAAACCATGATGTTCTACTGATTTCCATGTATAACTGCAGGTAAATATAGCAACTTCAGACATACATAATATGATGATCATGATTATACTATCCTGTTTTGTTCTTTGTGCCTAATAATGAATCTGGGGCCTGAAATTGCTTTGTTAAACAAAATTGATTGTTACACATTAAGACTTAAATCACCCATCTGTTAACATAACCGACCCGTAACGGAAATGACCAAAACCGAACCAGAAAATCGGCTTTTAAAAATAGATTAACAATCGTAAGGTTTTGGTCAGTTTCTGTTATGTGGGTTATTTCCGATACTGGTCGGTTATTTAGTTTCATTCACACCATAAGGGCATTTTCTAGCACATCTGCGTACTTATGTCACTTCAAAAAATGTTTAATGGTTAATGCCCGTAACTCCGTAAGGTCTTTCAATTAATTTTTCTCTCCTCATTTACTTGAAACACCCCTCCCTTCGCCCAAGGGTGATGTGTTATCAAGCCCCTCATTACACATGATCTAACGATATAATTGAAAGTGCATATAGTGAAGAGCTAAAACAACATTTAGTTATTTAGGGATGCTTACAGGGAACGCTAGAGGAGAGAGACGGGAGAAGGAGGTGGTATTCGGAGAGAGGAGGTGAGAGAGAGCATCGAGAGCTACGGTTTTGGAGTTTGACGCAATAAATTTCCGAATTAACCTAGCGGTGGTGGCCAAATCGTCGGTGGTGGCGATTGAGGTCAGAAACCTCTGGCTTTGTTTACTCAGTGCTGCACGAATTGACGATTGCGGAAACCGTAAGCATGGCGGCGGCGCCAGTCGGAGACCACTGGCCGTCGTCGCCATCACGGAATTTTGCTGCTGAAAAATACCAACTTCTGTCATCTGGATATTTGTAAAACCCGAtaaaacccccccccccccccccccccaaaaaaaaaaaaaaaacaaaaaaaaaaaaaacagtaaacTCGCATTTTGGTCGGGCAGTTTTAACACTTTAGTTCAAATCTCAAAGTTTTTGTATTTGGATTCCTGTAATTTCAGTTttgttgtcattttggtccaaaaataaaatcaGGCCAGATTCCCCAAACTAAAGGCTGATGTTCCTTATAATTTAGTCATTCTGGTACTATTTAAACTCattactaattaaaaataattaaagatAAATAATGTTTGACCTTATAAAAACCCCATCATTTTGGTTCAAAAGTGAAATCAGTCCAGATTCCACCACCAACACCTCTTTCTCTACCCGTTGACACCTGCCGCCCACCACCACAACCCTAAAAAAATCTGAAAACATAATCCTGTTTCCTCATTCCCGATCAAATCAAGAACGCCGTACGGTGCAGAttcccaccaccaccgtctcccTTCTACCACTGTACACCCACCACCACTGTCTCCCCTCTGACCCGATTTTTAGCCGGTTAGACCTGTTTTTTCCTGGTTTGCTCACACCATCCGGTTCAATGAAATCCGGTCAACGTGCGTCTAGCCAAACCTGTGGCCTCCAGTCAGGTTTTAAAATCACTCGATTtgttagtgaaatgtgtgctaaAACCAAACCCAGGTACCGGACTGAGTATATGGCTCTAATTCTGGTTCAATACAGTACGGTTCCTGTTCGGTTTTATCAGATTCAAAATGAAAAACAGTAAATTTGGCATTGGCAAAAAGGTTCTCAACGTCCGACTGAATGATTAACACAACAAAACTTTGAAAATCATCAAAGCATTCAACAAATTGATGCATGTGAAAGTAACACTAGGTGCAGAACGGGCGGTGAATTCTAGTATCTTTGACAGCTTTAGTGCAACATCAACCTGTAGTCAAACGTATATGAAACttgtttaggcttgtgggtttttaTAAGGTCAAACATTATTTATCTTTAATTAGCAATGAGTTTAAATAATACTAgaatgactaaattacccctGAGGATAAGGACAAAACATCATCCTTTAATTTGGGGAATCTGACCTAATTTCACTTttagaccaaaatggcaacaaaactgaaaccacagggactcagatACAAAAactttgagatttggactaaagtggtaaaactgcccaaacctcaaagaccaaaatgacagtttactaaaaaaaaatacaaggtCAAATAACTCATTTACCATAAATGTGGGTATGCGgcaaattttttaattttttttgctgaaacaagtgatttttatgacttttgagaaaaaaaaattc from Helianthus annuus cultivar XRQ/B chromosome 10, HanXRQr2.0-SUNRISE, whole genome shotgun sequence harbors:
- the LOC110885539 gene encoding pentatricopeptide repeat-containing protein At2g17033 yields the protein MTEVGIFQQQNSVMATTASGLRLAPPPCLRFPQSSIRAALSKQSQRFLTSIATTDDLATTARLIRKFIASNSKTVALDALSHLLSPNTTSFSRLSPLAFPLYMEISRTSWFNWNAKLIADVIASLYKHQRFDEAQTLVLEVETKLASRERDLCNFYCNLMDAHSKHQSKQGIFYSYECIKQLHSHSSSVYLKKRAYESLIGSLSVINLPREAETLMVEMKNKGLRPSVFEYRSLSYAYGRLGLFEDMKRVIGLMEDEGFELDVVSSNMVLSSLGSHNELAEMVLWLKRMKNSRIPFSIRTYNSVLNHCQTIMSILEQPKGIKPTSLGALLENMNHHEATLIQELVEPSVLVESMELTSSELKLDLHGMHLGSAYLILLQWFDDLRMTSATKKHMIPDKVVVVCGMGKHSVVRGESPVKGLVKEMMLQMKSPLKIDRKNVGCFVAHGKVFMNWLNET